In the Blautia coccoides genome, TGAGGTGGTAAATATGCTGATAGCGGAATATGATTATGATCTGGATGTGGAAGTACAGCGTGAGGAAGCTTATGCGGCGGGAAAGGAAGAAGGAAGACAGGAAGGAAGAGAGGAGGGGCAGAAGGAGAAACTGCAGGAACAGGTAAAACGGAAACTGGAAAAGGGAAAATCCGTAGATACGATCGCGGAAGAATTGGAGGAAAGCCGGGAGGAGATTTCCAGGATCATAAAAAGGTTATAGCCCGATGAAGCTGCTGAAACAGCAGGTATTTCAGACAAGAGAGGAGTAAGGCAGCTTGAAATATATTCTGATATTAGAAGATGATGGGGATTTGGCAGCAGGTATGGAGATGGCCCTCATGGGCGATGATTTTGTCTTCACGGTCTGCGGAAGTATAAAAGAGGCGGAAGAAAGGCTGCGCCAACAGGCTTTTGACCTGCTCATATTAGATGTGAACCTGCCGGATGGCAGCGGTTTTGAGTTGTGCCGGAAAATAAGGAAGAACAGCAAAGTATCTATCATCCTGCTTACGGCTAGGGATATGGAGCTGGATATTGTACGGGGATTGGAATGCGGTGCAGATGATTATATCACAAAACCATTTTCTGCTATGGTTCTGCGGGCAAGGATACGTGCCCTGCTTCGCAGAACAGCTCCGGAACAGGAGGCTGACTATGCTCAGGGACCATTTCGTTTTCGGTTTGCAGCCATGGAATTTTTGAAAGACGGGGTATCCATAGATTTAAGCAGAACAGAGCAGCGTATTTTGTATCTCTTGGTTTTTAATCCGGGACAGATACTGACCCGGGAACGTCTGATGGAATGGGTATGGCCGGACGGAACAGAGTATGTGGAAGACAATGCCCTTTCTGTGGGAATCCGCCGCCTCAGGGATAAGCTGGAGGACAGCCCTTCCAAGCCAAAGCATATAAGGACGGTTTATGGAAAAGGGTACCAGTGGGAGAATGACTTATGAGCGGATTACTAGTATTTGCCATTGTTCTGGCATGCGCTGCACTTGCGGGGGCTGCCGGCTTTGCCTTTTGGTATCAAAGACGTATCAGAAGACAGATGGACACTGTTTTAGAGAGGCTTGACCGGGCAATCGGAGGTACCATACAGGAGAACACTTATGATGAGTCCATAGAGTCCGCCGTCACACAGAGGCTCAATCAACTGGTAGAGATGTCCAGGCTGAACTGCGACCGGGCGGATAAGGAAAGAAATCTGGTGAAAGCGCTGATTTCGGATATTTCCCATCAGGTGCGTACTCCTTTGACTAATATTATGCTCTACGCAGGACTTCTGGAGGAACAGGAGCTTTCTGAAAATGCAGGAGAAATGGCATCCCGGATTCACAGGCAGGCGGATAAACTGGATTTTTTTATGAAAGAATTGGTGCGCTCCTCTTATCTGGAGACGGATATGATCACGGTACATGTGGAGAAATCTTCTGTTGACGAGTTGATAGCCAGAGCGTGCCAGGCTGTAGAGATGCAGGCATTGAAAAAGGAGATCGTCATAGAAGCGGCACCTTCTTCAGAGCAGGCGTTTTTTGATATGAAATGGACAGTGGAAGCACTGGTAAACCTTCTGGACAATGCAGTGAAATATTCGCCGGTGGGGTCTGTTGTGCGTATTTGTGCAATCCCCTATGAATCTTTTCTTTGTATCCGTGTGAAGGATGAGGGAATAGGCATCAGAGAGGAAGAACAGGGGATGATCTTCCGGAGATTTTA is a window encoding:
- a CDS encoding response regulator transcription factor gives rise to the protein MKYILILEDDGDLAAGMEMALMGDDFVFTVCGSIKEAEERLRQQAFDLLILDVNLPDGSGFELCRKIRKNSKVSIILLTARDMELDIVRGLECGADDYITKPFSAMVLRARIRALLRRTAPEQEADYAQGPFRFRFAAMEFLKDGVSIDLSRTEQRILYLLVFNPGQILTRERLMEWVWPDGTEYVEDNALSVGIRRLRDKLEDSPSKPKHIRTVYGKGYQWENDL
- a CDS encoding sensor histidine kinase, which translates into the protein MSGLLVFAIVLACAALAGAAGFAFWYQRRIRRQMDTVLERLDRAIGGTIQENTYDESIESAVTQRLNQLVEMSRLNCDRADKERNLVKALISDISHQVRTPLTNIMLYAGLLEEQELSENAGEMASRIHRQADKLDFFMKELVRSSYLETDMITVHVEKSSVDELIARACQAVEMQALKKEIVIEAAPSSEQAFFDMKWTVEALVNLLDNAVKYSPVGSVVRICAIPYESFLCIRVKDEGIGIREEEQGMIFRRFYRSPSVSGEKGLGIGLYLVREIIKKQAGYVKVKAEPGVGAELFVYLRRD